In Aphelocoma coerulescens isolate FSJ_1873_10779 chromosome 20, UR_Acoe_1.0, whole genome shotgun sequence, the genomic window ATGGTTGGTGAGTGCCAAGTGCATCACCAGGGCAGAACAATCCCACCTTAAGCACACCAACCAGAATATAGGTTTCAGCCTTGTACCACAGCATGGAACACAAGAGGACACTTTTAGGGTCTGATGGGTAGAAATTAATCTGTGAAACCATATGAAGACTGAACTTCTATTTGGGCTgtgaattctttaaaaaaagggtTCAAGATGGTAAATCTATTTACAGGCCTTCCAGAGTTTATATGTTCTAAGAGCTGAAATACAGAGAAGAGGTAACCAGTCTGGGGATTATGTAAACAGGTTGaagtcagaagaaaaatatattcacCTGTTTAAGACCCAGGTATGAATCTGAAATTCAGTCACCaggtcagcagcagcagtcttttctcttccctgttgTAACTCCAGGCCCTCAGACTGCCCACTACAAGGCTTTAACACCATGAGTGACCACAACTGTTCCTAAGCATGGGATGATGCACACATTTACCTGCACACCGTAATTTTCTTGGAACAAGGGCCCTTTCTGCTGAAGCCTGTGCTCTAGAAAGAGGAAACTGAGTCCATGACTTGTGGGAAGGCAGAGCTTAAGGGAAATGCCAAATGCCTGAACTGGTCACTGCTCTCCTACAAGAACTTCAGCTGGGTAAACCTGCAAGAGCAGCACCAGAAAGCTGCTTGTACCCGCATCCAAGTTACACACAATGATTCACAATAGGAGACCACCTACATTCTTCACAAACTGAGAAATTTTGGTTCAGTTTAggaaaaaatcctgaatttgTAATGCTCCCTCTAGACAAAAGAGAGCAACAGAACTCCTAACATCTGCTCAGTGTGTCCCCCCCAGAACCAGGCATACCTGAGCTGAGTTTTTGTCAACGTAGATGTGGATAACTCCTCCATGTTTGTTACATTCCTCAATCACATCatctttaatttctgtgtccCAGCCAGCTTCTTCTTCACtgtacaaggaaagaaaaaacaagacaGAGATATCACTCAGacaaaatccacccccaaaaccTATTAAACCCACCCCCTGCAACATTCTGATTTCTTTCTTACATGTTAAAGTCACTGACAAATGCCAGACAATGGTAAATCACTTACGTTTGAGGATTAAACATGTTAGAAAGCTGGAAGCACTGTGTTGCAAGTGGTTGTACagaagcagctgcagccagaacTGTTGTAATGGAAAAAAAGCCATTAGCATATTTAAGAATCTGCTATGCAGGGCTCTAATTTATTCAGCATAAGAGAAACAGCTCTGACTAAAAAGAAATTGAATGCAGGAAAGCAAAACTCAAAACCAGACACTAATGATGATAGatacatttaaataaatcaatacaAAACCCAGCACATTATGAATCACAGTTGAAgctgaaaagtgaaaatataatTGTGTACATTGATTTTGGCAGATTTTCAATTTAAACATTAAAATGCAGGCATCTTCATTTGCATCTAAAAATGTCTGCCTGAGTTGTATGTCATCAGCACCTCTAATGTTTTGCTCCTCATGgaagcccagcagcagctcaggacagCACTACCTCAGCTGACTGCACAGCAAAGGACAGACATCTTGGGGAATTCTTAAAACCTGTTTTAAGCATGTTGAATTATGCTTCAATAGTATACTTGCTCTTTAATTCCTTGAAAACGCAGACTGTAGGAAGCATTTGACAACTGAAACTGCTCCTTCCCTGTAACTATGGAATTATTACTTGTCATTTACTGCTGCTCATCATCCCAGTACATTGTATTAAATGCTGCCCCACAGGCTGCCCTTCCATAAGCTTCAGGCTTCTGTCAATGGAGCTGCAATAAGAGCCCCCTTTCCCATTTACTTCAGACATTAAGGGTTGTGCAGTCAGATAATGAGCAACTCAGAGACAGTAAATCCAAAATCCTGATTCTCAAATGACCCCTCTCTAAGGCAGGGAAAACGCTCCACCCAATCACAGATATCAACCCACACATTTTCTTGGACTAACACATGGCTGGGGAATGTTACCAACACGGGAGAAAATGCTACAAAGAATTTGCAGTCAAAAAATCAATCACAGCATGACTCCCACAGACACTTAAATAACAGGATACAATTTCTCAGGTACGGGCAAATCCTATACCAGAAGCATTTCAGCTACAGACACCTGTAATAAAACCTACTAATTACAAGTCATATCAAGTGATAGTTTACCTTCATTCTGCTGAGACAGTCTCGTTTGTAAatctaaagaaaaatacagagaagcTAATTAGTATGCTTGCTAGCATCACTATATCATCACCTGCCAGCCAAGTTGTTCAGCTGGTATTTCTGTGGTTAAGAGCTTATTCCAGTATCTCAACCCAGTCTCACTGTTCCTCTCTAGTTGTGAAGTTTCACTAATTTCAGCTTCTCTCCTGGAATATTCTGTCCTTGACAGATTCCACGACCACAAAGCATTTCAAAGAGAAACAATCCCTAAAAAGGACAGACACGACCATGTACTTTAATTCAGTGTATCACTCCCAGCTTGCTTTTGCTGTGATTGAGCTCTTTCCAGGACATGTTTTATTCCATGAGAAAATAATTACAGCAATTCTGACACGCTTTACAGGTTTGACATCTTTACTACCAGAAAGCAGTTAAGCACACAGCTGTCCAAACGTGACATTCTTAAAGCAGTTATCAAATTTCATTTCAAGTAGAATAAGGCAATACTTCATCTGCTATCCTTTCATACAGATGGCATAATGATACAAGTAACTTTGgtatttttcaaattcaaaaCGTTTTCAAGTGTTCAGAACCTGTAATTTGCCTAGAAAACATTATTTACTTGTTTAACAACATCATTATTTACTTGTTTAACAACATACACTTGTCCCAATTCTAAGTGTTAAGAGCAAACAAATGCAGACTTTCTAGCTATTCCAAGTACATGACTTCAATACTTGACATCTTTGAACTAAAAGAAAACTTCAGAATCCAAGAACTGAAAGCATAAGCCCCTTCAATAATGGTTCCATTTAACAGACACTAGGTGTGAGAAGACTGAAGCAAACCATCACCTTAATCCACTCATTTAGAGAGTAACAAAGTGATGAGCACCAAGTAAGCTTCCAAGCTTACCTGGAAATACCTGAATGCACCAGGTATCAACatactttttccctttctaataAGATTTCCTCCACAACACTGAAGAACCAACAGgagtaaatgttttttttctctagattTTCCTCAAGTGCCTTTCCAAGTGCCTTGCAAAGAAGAATACATACCAGGAACCATACTGAAAAGCAAGAGCTGGAAGGAGCAAGCTCTGAAGGCTGAGTTGTAAAAAGAGCTGGCTATGTTTCACTTTTCCATCCAGATCTGAAGACAGGAAGTCCTCACCTCCATAGAATGAGAAATATCGCCATAGCAAAGGCTGCCTTAGCCTGTATTCTCTGCAGAAACTGCATGGTTTTGGCCAAATCTGTAACTAATTACCTAGTTAATTAATACTCAGACCCTTTTGAAAAcaaaggtatttaaaaaaaccccgcAAATCTCCGAACTCTCTCAATTTAGTGAGGACAGACACTTTTTCCTCTGCAATTCCAATCCATCATGTCCAGCTGAAGTTGTCTATGTGGGTCAGCCTGGGGCTCTAGAGACAAATGCTCCAGAATTCCTGCACCAAACATGGTAAACCTGCTTATATCACCAACACAAATTCTGTTCAGGGCCAAGTAAGATCTGTTCTAAACACAGCAAAGTCAGCTACCACTATCTTGTGCAACAGTTTCATAGGTTAATTATCTACCACCTTTGTAGCATAACCCCCTGCTCACCAGATCTTTTACCAACTAACCAGATTCTCTTGTTGCTCATGACTGAAGAATGGTCCTTTCCTTTCACTTCTAAAATCACTCCGTATTAAGAAATTCATTGTCACTCTTTACTGTCAACTCATGTTTCCCTACATGCAGTTTTGAATAGTATGCGGAAACTAAAATTAATACATCTGTCTAATTCAGGTCAATTTTTCAGTATGTTCTTATATATCACCTCTAAGAGCAGCAAGTGTAGCATGATAGGAGTACATGGTTAGTgtagagagaaagcagaaatacaGACATATCTATCAAAGCATTTTGTGTCTTAAAACagtaagtttatttttaaatccagaTGGCTTTAAATAGGCCAAAGCCTGCCAAGTATTGCCCAGTATCCCGAGTCATTACTTAGAAGAGAACAGAGACCAAATGGAGGTCCAGGATGATAATACCTATCCTTCCTCTTTTGCAGAACACCATcacaatttttttcataaacaGATAGCTCCTTCCACAAGTAAGGAATGTTTTGCCCCACAAGGCATTAGAAGAATGTTCTATAGGctgattattttaaatttcttgtgtTCAGACAGAGAACAGGGAGTACACAGCTAAAACTGTTCagcttcaaattttttttcctgctagaaTTTTCTCCATAGGAATAATGGACAAATTCTCAGGTCTCCCATAAAACTAATTCTTTACCTTCCCTATTTTGATTGACCCCCTCTTGAACATGGAATATCAGAAGTGTTTGTGGATGTATACACTACACCTCAGATACTCAGGCGTGCCTGCCTCTGGGAACACGGCTGATATTTTAACAATGCATCATGCTGCCAGGTCATATTCTGGCACCAATAAACTGAAGTACTTAgatatttttctcctccttggCCATTCTTCCACTGCTAAGCTCCCAGACTATGTGACTGGAATTTGATTCAACCCTGAAGAGGTGAACAATTTACAACACCCCAAGAATCTCTTATCGACAGCATCTACGCATTTATTCACCTCATTCCTACCGCTGACCATTTTCATTCATGTAAATATTACACAAGACCAGCCCAACACCTGAACTGTGGCTTTAACAACAGCCTCCAACTTTCCTAGCTTTtgcctgtaaaaaaaaatccttctttctCTGAGCCTGCTTCTTGACACACCTTGTACTTCCTTTATTACCCACTTCTCCAGTTTAGTAACTTCCAAATGACAGGAGTCCAAGGATCAGCAGGAAGAGAGTTCTACTactgctcctcctctgcctAGAAAAGGCAGTTTTATCAAAGACTCTTGGTCTTTAAATGCAGTTTCTGTCAGCATGCCATACTTTCATAATATTCTCTAGTTTACCCTTCTTTGGAATAACTTCTGAAGGAGCAAAGTCTAGTCAGTAACAGGTCCAGAATCTGGCCAGACAGTTCCTTCAAGTGTACGTAATTTAGAGTTACATGTTTCAGCTATATATGATATCATGGACTTAACATGTTTATTAACGATACGAAAGATGAGACCTCATGTTTCACAACATGTATTCCCTCCCTCATTTCATGTCAGTTTACTCCTCTGTTTACACTAGCCTCTTTTAGATTCATTTCTACCTTGGGAATAATCTTCAGTTTTTTTGAACTTAATATTCGTAGCTTACCTTCCTCAAATTCCAAACTTTATGACCAGTGTCCCCACTACAAACTGAGACAATTAAATACACAGAAACTTCTTGGGAGTAGTTTTTCATCCACCTGAGtcccacttcttttttttttctttacgaGTTGATAAGCCTTCATCTATTGCTTTCATGACTTTTATAATGTCTAACTCAATCTGACTGTTGACAGACCATTATCAATTACCTTTTTATCTGTTTCCTGAACTAAAAACACTATTTTATTATCAGTCCCTTTTCCCTATTCTTCACAGGCTGTGTGGTCATTCCTTATTTCTTCTGAGGTAGCTAATCACCCAGGTTTAGTGTGGAGCCCACACTAACAGgactttctcttctttctgtaGAATACAGACCCAACACAGCATTATCAATGTGAAACACAAACTTTTTACATCCTGCCTGTTCAAACATCCAAGTTGCTCAGACCAGATGACTTAATTGCCTTGTTTCTTCAACCATCAGTTAGACCTGTTTGTGTATCCTTCCATTTAAATGTGAGCAACTCATGATCCTCAAGTCAAGTCAACGGTCATTTCTATTCTCATCCATAACATCTTCATTACTTACCAAATTGAGTTTAAAATAGCATCCCCTCTTCATGAGTCAGTGAGTGTTTGATGAAGAAATTTGTCGGATATCACATCCAGGAATATCTGGGCCCCACCATTATTACTAGCAATTCTTCTCCAATCTGTATCGGGGAAGTTAAAGTCTCCCACAATGACATAATTCCTGGTAGTAATTTTCTCTAACAAGAGTAAAGAGATCTTTAATCCATAACCAAATCTCACTTTGGGGATAGCTCATGACTCTACGGCAGCaaaaatttttatctttttctgaaGTTACTTAAGTTGCACATGTCTGCATTATTCCTTTTGTACAATACAAGTGGAATAAACAATGCTACCCCTAACTGCCTTTATTTCTACAGTTGCTAAACATGCATCATCTTCAAACACCAGTATTCAGCCTCATCATTTAGTTCTCCGCAGCCATGTTTTCTCATGCTGATTCCATGCCACCTGAACCATTCCGCTGTGTCAGATGTTTTTGGCCATGTTCTTGATTTAGTGAGCTTGGATTTTTTTGACCTTGTTTGTTATAAATGGCAGGGATTGAAAAGGACTGgtgttattttaaaacactaCTCTCATTTCTAATTTCCTACATGTGTTTCTACACAAAACTGCTACACCACTTTATAAACTGCATTAATGTTGATCTAATTTCAGTGGTGGCtacctttccttctttttctggaCTAGATACACTTTTTTCTCACCACTGTACCTTTTTCATCCTTCTCAGACAACTGACATTTTTCTGTCACTAGCCAGTTCCTTTTCCTTCCAAGGGTACATGTCTAGAACAACTCTATTATATTCTTTTAGCAACTGTCTACAGCTTCACATGTATGCTCTTCTTAAGACTGCACCTGACTGTCAGTAATATGATTCAGACCTATCTTATTAGGTCTGAATCATTTCCATCACAAGCTCTGCTGGAAGGCAAACAACAATGCCACCTTTTCTTTGCTACTTTCCTTACACTTCCCACATGTTCCAGCATCGGATTATTTGGGACATTCAGATCTTTTCTACTGCTATAACAGTTTCATATCCTTTGTTCTTAGTATTAATCaaaagtagcaaaaaaaaaaaaagtaaccttCAGGGAGGTTACTCACTGCTCCTAGTTCTGAAGACCCCATGAATAGTTTCTTTTGCTGGCCGGCTATGAAATAAGCAGCATCCCTCAGCCTTATTCCAGCATACCCACCTGCAGAACACACATCCAATTACAGCCAAATCCAAGCAACACACATATTTCCCTGACATAAAATGTCAGGTGTCTTTCCTCACCAGGACACACGCTGTAAAAACACTGCTGCCATCTTTGTGATATGTCCCCCATGAAGTCCTAATAACCTTCCTGCTCCTTGTACAGCTCTGGTTTTTCTAAATGGGTCAATCCCCTTCCAGTTCTGAGCCTGTCACTTCTAAAAGTCAACACTTATACTGCAGTAGAACATACAAATCCCACTAGCACAGAGAATAGTAAAGAGATAAAGGTTTGGGATGAAAACCAGCAGATTTGGGAAAATATGCAAAGTGAATCACACCCATCCAAATTACGATACACTGCTACTAGTAATTTGCTTATGGATTTGCAGTGTTTTACAGTTTGTAAAACATGCTGCAATACCTGtattctcattttaaaagaTCAAAAACCATAGTTAAGTACCTCTTGTCTCAAATttataaagtaattttaaaacatatatatatatatatatatatatatatgtcattTCTTACCTGTCACAGCTCCAAAGGCCAAAGATCCGCtcatctgcagagcctgctgtgCAGCTGGAGGAATCTGCAAACCAGTACCTGGAACAGAACACAGAGACCTTGGAGCAAACCTTTCACTCAGTTAGGGATGCAGTAACAGAAGTATCAGAAATCTTAACTGTTAGAAGACAAAAAATACCATGCATTTAGAAGTTTCATACATTTATCCTAACAGTTCTGTGGAGTGTTTTAATTCAAATTCTGCAAACTTCTGTATGTTCACACACTTGTTATTCAACATTGCACATACCTTCTGCAAGTCTTGCCATCAGCTGAAGGCGACCAGTTGTTCCCAAGTCAATTCCAGTCCGTTCCAACTCATCACTGTCCAAAAATGAGCTAGCACTGGAAGCATCAGTACGCTCAGTTACATGTCCAACTTTCATCGGCCTCCCAGCCAGCTCAAATCCATTGAGTTGTTCCAGGGCCTTTTTGGCACACTCAGAGTCTGAGAACTGTAGATTGAAAAAACACAAATTCAGTAATACCGCCTACAGGATTCAGCAACACTTCTACTGTATGTAATATCCACAATTATGCAAATAGGAGAAACTCTTTAAGATAATAGCAACAAGCTAACGTAAATGTGCTctgtaattttcatttaaacCAAACACACCCATATTTTGGTATTTGCTTTCTCATAGTTAGGTACTACATATTTAAACATATTGCTGAAGTTACAGCATCTAGATACTGCAATCAACGAAAGTCATGGCTGCAGTTCTCTTTCAAGAGTGACACTCACTTCCTTTGAAACCTTGTAATTGCCATGGTATTTACTGGTTATTCCTAAAGAGATGTTCTGCTTTATGCTGCGAAACATCAAAATAAACATACAAGCATTTTATCAGTGTTAAAACCGTCAAGTATGAACTATATAGTAAGTTTGGTTTCATTTGTGTCCACGTGCCAGAGGTCCCAGCTGagacttttttccccatgaCAAATTGCCAGGTCAGTCAAGAAACTCAAGTTCACAAAATTGTGTACCTGAGGGTAAAGAGGAAAGATGTTTTCAACTGAAAGTTTCAGCctctaaaattttatttcccctAAAAAGCTCAAATTCAATTATTTTCAGCTATAAAAAACACCAGTCTTTACTAGTGTCTTTGCCTGCAGAAGGTAGCATTTGCTTTTGCAGGCACTGATTACAAAGGAAACTATTCCTATCTAAACACATTCACTGTTCATTCGCAACATCCAGACAActgtcagaaacaaagaaaaaggccAGTGCTGCATCCTGCAACATGACACTTCTAAAATGAGACCTACAGAGATATAAAGTTGCAATTTAGTAGCTACTATGTATATCCAACAAATTTAGGTTATGCTTCATGTATTATGTTTCCATTGCTACTATACAGCCACACAGATATACACAGAAGGTTTATATATAGAGATATTCTCCTACATGGGAAGGTTACACTCAGAAATTGTCTAAGAAAGCTGGCAATTATAGTCATACCGTGATGAATCCATATCCTTTTGAGCGTCCAGTTTCACTGTCCATCATGAGCTGAATACTTTCAATCTAAAGGTAAGAATAAAGCTATTTATTATCAGATATTTTGGAACAAACCCCGAGATACCAGAACACAACATGAAAACAGCCCTGTCAAATACACATACATGAATATGAAActactacttttattttttttaaatcagtttcTCATTCCTTCCTCATTTCAAAAATAGTATACAGACAGCTAAATAGGTACTTGGATAATAAGACAGAAGCAGGTAAACATAAGGGTTTTGAGCTCAGCTACAGGCAGAGGCTTGGTTCTGATGCAGAAGTCTAACAGATAATGAGCATGCAGACATGATCAGATCCTATCAAACACACTGATCATAGCACCTCATGTAAAGCTGAAAAACCCTGTTATACAAGCTAAGAAAAGCAGTTTGCATGACTGACCAGGGTCTTTAAGAAACAGCTGTATATTTTAATAACTATTGGTATATGGGAGCTCCTAGAAGTTTACAGTTACTGAATTTAAAACACATTGCTGAGTTATCCGTTAGCCATAAAGTAGCATTGGGAAGAACTGGACCATATGGAATAAGAAGGCAAGATCGTCACAGCTCTCCATGTAAGCCTCCTAAACTACCTTAATCCTACTGCCAGACctcgagaaaaaaaaaaacaaaacaccccaaaccacaAGAATAAGAGCCACATATGTGGATTAAAATTTAATCAATTGTAGCAATTTTCCAAGGTTTTGCATAAGAGATTTAAAGGGATACTGATTCTGAATACAGCATGTGAAAAGCATTGCTACAACATGTATGAGGCAGAGTTCATATCTAAAGAAAGTGTGCAAAAACCTCAAACATGAACAGACTTCTTTTTCCCCATTAAGAAGCATATTGAGTATCTAACTTTTCCCCTATCTAAATGATATATACCCCAGTACCATAGCACAGTAGGGCTAACATGTATTATATCTCCACTGGAAACTTCAGATTTTATCCGCTCACTTCCACAATTCTCTCTATATAAACTTACTGCTGTGCTGCATCCTGCTGCCCAATGCTCAGGAGTGAGAATGGGCCCAAGTCAGAGCTGTACAGGACACACTGCTAGTTCATGGTCTTAACATCAGCAAAAGCTGCAGCAAAAAGTCCTCAGAAACAATGACAGACAGTACTACATTCAGAGACCTCAGTTCTGTGTTTTGTGGTTTAACCTGTGAAATGGGGCTCCCATTCACAATCCTGGGAGGGAAAGATACTACAAGCTGCCAGAGTAGGATACAACATAGGgaatttgtttggtttgtttttttttttttcccctgttcctTAATTTCAGGTATTCATTGAATTTTGAGCTTTGTAAAAAACCATTCATATTCACTGGACACCATCACAAATCCAAGTTCTCATCTGCTCTCCAACACTACCCACATACCTAAGGCCTGTGGATGCATGGGCACAAGTGCAAGAAAGCAACAAGTATTTTGTGAGTACGAAGCTGAATTATTTCCGGAAGCTGCCAGTGCTCTACAACTAAGCTACGTTTTTCAAATAAACTACTCTAACACAACATGCCAAATTAAAGTTTACCCTGCCAAATGGCTCGAAGATTC contains:
- the RBM39 gene encoding RNA-binding protein 39 isoform X6, whose amino-acid sequence is MQLAARIRPRDLEEFFSTVGKVRDVRMISDRNSRRSKGIAYVEFVDVSSVPLAIGLTGQRVLGVPIIVQASQAEKNRAAAMANNLQKGSAGPMRLYVGSLHFNITEDMLRGIFEPFGRIESIQLMMDSETGRSKGYGFITFSDSECAKKALEQLNGFELAGRPMKVGHVTERTDASSASSFLDSDELERTGIDLGTTGRLQLMARLAEGTGLQIPPAAQQALQMSGSLAFGAVTDLQTRLSQQNEVLAAAASVQPLATQCFQLSNMFNPQTEEEAGWDTEIKDDVIEECNKHGGVIHIYVDKNSAQGNVYVKCPSIAAAIAAVNALHGRWFAGKMITAAYVPLPTYHSLFPDSMTATQLLVPVRR